TACAATCACTTCATGGTGTTTGCGCAGAGCCGCGGCGCCAACGTGATCACGGTGCGCGGAGAAAACGCGTTTGATCCCAACCTGGAGGGCATCCGGGCTCAGATGACGCGTCGCACACGTCTGCTCTACCTGGTCAGCCCCAACAATCCGACCGGGATGGTCTTCGATCCGGAAGTCGTGGCGGCGTTCTGCCGTGATTTCCCCGAGACGATCGTCATGTTGGATGAAGCCTACTTCGAGTTCAGCCAGGTCACCGGCGTGAACCTGGTACGTGAGTTCGACAACCTGATCGTGACCCGGACTTTCTCCAAAGCTTTTGGGCTGGCGGGGCTTCGAGTGGGGTATCTGGCGGCGTCGCCAGCTCTGGTCGATGGTTTGCGTCGGATCTACAACCCCAAGAGCGTCAATTCGCTCGGGCAGATCGGCGCGATTGCTGCGCTGGGCGACCTCGACTATCTCAACGCCTTCCTCGATGAAGTGCGTGAGTCCAAGCGGCTGCTCGGCGAGTTCTTTGAGGCCCGCGGGGTTGAGGCGTACATCACCTCTGCAAATTTTGTGGTGGTGCGTGTGGGCGATATCGCTGGCACCCTCGAAGCGCTGGAGTCGCGCGGCGTGTATGTGCGTGACCGTTCCAGCTACCCGGGGCTGGAGGGCTGCCTGCGCATGAGCGTGGGCACCGTGGAGCAGACCGAACGCCTTCTTGAGCGCATCGACGATCTCTTCTGACCAGCTCGTGCCAGACGATGCGTCTGGCCGATATGTGTTTTAAAGAAAGAAAGCGCGGCCCCGTAAAGGGGTCGCGCTTTTTTTGTGTTTCGAGCCGGTGGCGCGCCCCCGAAGGGGGCGCGTAGCGGCGTTGATCAGCTCCTGAGTAGGTCGGGATCGATCTGGACCTCGGAGGGGTGGGTGATAGCGACGATCATTTTCGCCGGATCGAGGTAGGTCTCGATGACGTGGTTGAGATCTTCGGCGCTCAGCGCGCTGAGTCGGTCGCCGTAGTCGAGCGAGCGGCGGTAGCCCAGACGGTAGAGCTCATCAAGTCCAAAGGTCATCGCGCGGGCGCTGTTGCGTTGCAGGCCGATGTCGTGGTTGCCGATGAGGTAGCGTTTGGCGCGCGCGATTTCATCGTCAGTGGGCGGCTCGGTGCGCAGGCGTTCGATCTGCTCGCGGATGCCCAACACTGCCTGTTCGATCTTCTCGGGGCTTGTGCCAATGCGCACAGTGAAGGCGCTGGCGTCCAGGCCCACGATCGCGCTGGCAAACACGCTGTAGGCCAGACTCTGGCGGTCGCGAAGCTCATAGAAGAGGCGGCCGCCCTGGCCTGAGAGCACCGCGTCGATGAGTTCAAGCGCGTCTGCCTCCGGGGTGCCGAGCAGCGGAGCGGGGAAGCCGGCGATGATGTGGGCCTGCTCTTTTTCGAGCGGTAGACTCACAAGCATGGGGCGCTCAACGGTGGGGGCAGGCGCAATCGCGGGCATGTTCACCGAGGGGCTATGCGGGCGCACAAAATAGCGCTCGACCAGCGCCACGGTGTGGTCGATGTCGACATCGCCGACCACCGAGATCACCAGCTGGCCAGGATTGCGACGTTCTGCCAGGTAGTCGCGGAGCTGTTGTGCGGTGAGCTGACTCAAGCTCTCTTCGGTGCCCAGGATGGGGTAGGCGTAGGGGTGATCGCCAAAAAAGGTTCGGGCGAAGAGCTCGTAGTTGACCGCGCCGGGCTGATCCTGGCGAGCGCGCAGCTTCTGAAGCTGAAGTTTACGCACCCGCTCAAACTCCTCATCGGGGAGGGTGGCACCGTTGAGCACGTCGGCGAAGATGTCGAAGCAGCGATCAAAGAAGCGAGTCAGCCCGGTCATGCCCAGGCCAAAGGAGTTGCGTCCGGCGAGCCCGCCGATGGAGGCGGCCATCGACTCGACCTCTCGGGCCAGGGCCAGCGAGCTGCGTTCCTCGGTGCCCTCGGTGAGCAGCTCGGCCAGGATCTGGTTGAGGCCGGTGCTCTCGGGCGTCTCGTAGCGCAGGCCCCCCAGGGTGAGTGCGCGCATCGAGAAGGTCTCCACGCTGCGATCGACCTGCACAATGAGCGTGGGACCGTCGGGGATTTCCAGGCGCACAAAGCCCTCTTCGTCGGCGCTGGCGCCAGCGTCGACGATCTCGCGTTGCACCCGGGCGTGAGCCTCTTCGGCGCTTTTGACGAGCGCTTCCTGGCTGACTGCCGGCTCGCTGCCGGGGCTGAGCAGAGCTACGGAGGTGTTTTCGAGGCGCAGGTAGGTCGTAGCCACGCGCTGCACGTCGGCAGGGGTGACCTGGCGCAGGCGCTGGTAGTAGAGCTGCTCGAAGTCCGGATCGCCGGCGACCATCTGGTAGTGGCCGATCTTCATGGCCAGCCCCTCGATGGTTTGCTTGCCGTAGATGGCCTGGCTCTCCAGAAGCGTGCGGGCGCGCTCGACGTCCACCTGATTCGGTACGACCTCGCCGAAGCGGTAGGTCTCTTCGAGCACGCGTTTGAGCACGTGGGCCGGGGCGGTTTCGGTGCGCTCGGCATCGAGTTGGAAGTCGGCGCCGATAAAGAAGAGCCCGGCTTCGCGAGGGCTGTAGGCGCTGGCGTAGATGGCGTTAACCAGCTCTTCTTCGCGCTCAATGACGCGGTAGAGGTGGGCGGCGTCACCGTAGCCCAGGATGATGCTGAGCACGTCGAGCGCGGGAATGTCTTCGTGGGCGGCCTCCGGGATGTGGAAGGCCACGCGCAGGTGGTTTTGCTGAATATCACGCTGGCGCGCGCTCGCCCGCACGCCTTCTTGCACAGGTTCGGAGGGGCGGACCACGGCGCTGTAGTCGGGGCCCTTAAAGTCTCCGAAGTAGCGATCCACAAGCGCCTTCGCTTCTTCGATCTCAAAGTCGCCAGCGAGCACTACGGCCATGTTGGAGGGCACGTAGTGCTTTTTGAAAAAGGCGTGGACGGCATCGCGATCAAAGGAGTCCACCGATTCCGAAGTGCCGATTACGGGAAGGCGGTAGGGGTGGGTGGTGTAGGCGGTTTCAAAGAGCTGCTGGGTGGCCACGCGGGAGGGGTTGTCTTCGCCGCGTTTGATCTCTTCCTGAATGACCTCCAGCTCGCGTCCGAGCTCCTCGGCGTCAAACGAGGAGTTGCGGATGGCGTCGGAGAGGATGTCGAGGCCCGTCTCCATGAAGCGGCTGCTCATGACGACGTAGTAGCAGGTTTGATCGAAGGAGGTGAACGCGTTGATGTGGCCTCCGGCCGACTCGATCTCTCGGGCCAGTTCGCCCACGCCGCGGCGCTCGGTGCCTTTGAAGAGCATGTGTTCGTGCACGTGGGCCAGGCCTGCTTCAAAGGGCTCTTCGTCGGCGCTGCCTACGCCCACCCACACGTTGCAAGCAACCACGGGCGCGGTGGCGGTGGGCTGGAGAAGGACGGTCAGGCCGTTGTCGAG
This genomic stretch from Lujinxingia sediminis harbors:
- the hisC gene encoding histidinol-phosphate transaminase, with amino-acid sequence MSNANLDFRMVDVASKEGERETQRLRAVPQPAARIDVAPTIQALTPYEAVSSQAAIEAQPDHRTVFKLDWNESTIEPSPRVTAAIAQYLTHGRGLNWYPRLGSVELLDALAEYTGVSTDSLLVTNGSDDALHLICSTYLDRGDDVVIPVPTYNHFMVFAQSRGANVITVRGENAFDPNLEGIRAQMTRRTRLLYLVSPNNPTGMVFDPEVVAAFCRDFPETIVMLDEAYFEFSQVTGVNLVREFDNLIVTRTFSKAFGLAGLRVGYLAASPALVDGLRRIYNPKSVNSLGQIGAIAALGDLDYLNAFLDEVRESKRLLGEFFEARGVEAYITSANFVVVRVGDIAGTLEALESRGVYVRDRSSYPGLEGCLRMSVGTVEQTERLLERIDDLF
- a CDS encoding M16 family metallopeptidase, which encodes MELTRYTLDNGLTVLLQPTATAPVVACNVWVGVGSADEEPFEAGLAHVHEHMLFKGTERRGVGELAREIESAGGHINAFTSFDQTCYYVVMSSRFMETGLDILSDAIRNSSFDAEELGRELEVIQEEIKRGEDNPSRVATQQLFETAYTTHPYRLPVIGTSESVDSFDRDAVHAFFKKHYVPSNMAVVLAGDFEIEEAKALVDRYFGDFKGPDYSAVVRPSEPVQEGVRASARQRDIQQNHLRVAFHIPEAAHEDIPALDVLSIILGYGDAAHLYRVIEREEELVNAIYASAYSPREAGLFFIGADFQLDAERTETAPAHVLKRVLEETYRFGEVVPNQVDVERARTLLESQAIYGKQTIEGLAMKIGHYQMVAGDPDFEQLYYQRLRQVTPADVQRVATTYLRLENTSVALLSPGSEPAVSQEALVKSAEEAHARVQREIVDAGASADEEGFVRLEIPDGPTLIVQVDRSVETFSMRALTLGGLRYETPESTGLNQILAELLTEGTEERSSLALAREVESMAASIGGLAGRNSFGLGMTGLTRFFDRCFDIFADVLNGATLPDEEFERVRKLQLQKLRARQDQPGAVNYELFARTFFGDHPYAYPILGTEESLSQLTAQQLRDYLAERRNPGQLVISVVGDVDIDHTVALVERYFVRPHSPSVNMPAIAPAPTVERPMLVSLPLEKEQAHIIAGFPAPLLGTPEADALELIDAVLSGQGGRLFYELRDRQSLAYSVFASAIVGLDASAFTVRIGTSPEKIEQAVLGIREQIERLRTEPPTDDEIARAKRYLIGNHDIGLQRNSARAMTFGLDELYRLGYRRSLDYGDRLSALSAEDLNHVIETYLDPAKMIVAITHPSEVQIDPDLLRS